The genomic segment GAACCCTATCAGGATGCGGCGACCAACGAGCTGATCATCACCGCGGCGACCCCGGCCAGGGCCGGCGGCCAGAACCTGGGTGTGGTGGGCGGCGACCTCAGCCTCAAGGTGCTGGTGGACATCATCAATGCCCTCAACTTCGACGGCATGGGCTATGCGTTTCTCGTCAGCGGCGACGGCAAGGTGCTGGTCCACCCGGACCAGAACAAGGTGATGAAGACCCTCGGCGAGCTCTATCCGAAGAACACGCCGTCGCTGACCAGCGGCTTTACCGAGGCCGAGCTCGATGGGCAGGCGCGCATCCTCAGCTTCAGTCCTGTAGCCGGCCTGCCATCGGTGACTTGGTACGTGGGCATTTCGGTGGACAAGGAAAAGGCCTACGCCGCGCTGTCCAGCTTCCGTACCTCTGCGCTGGTTGCTGCCGTGATTGCCGTGGTGTTCATCATGGTGCTGCTGGGCATGCTGATTCGCGTACTGATGCGCCCGCTGACCGAAATGGGTCAGGCGATGGAGAACATCGCGGCGGGCGAGGGCGACCTCACGCGGCGACTGAAAGTCGAATCGAACGATGAATTCGGCACCTTGGCCACGGCGTTCAATCGATTCGTCGAACGTATTCACGGGTCGATCCGGGACGTGTCGTCGGCCACCGAACAGGTCAATGAAGTGGCGCAGCGCGTACTCGCCGCCTCCAACTCGTCGATGGTCAATTCCGACGAGCAGGCCAGCCGCACCAACAGCGTCGCCGCGGCGATCAATGAACTCGGCGCTGCTGCGCAGGAAATCGCCCGCAACGCCGCCGACGCCTCGCAGCAGGCCAGCGGTGCCAGCCATCAGGCCGAAGACGGGCGCAAGGTGGTCGAACAGAATATCGAGGCGATGAAGCAACTGTCGAACAACATCAGCGCGTCCTGTGCGCAGATCGAGGAGCTCAACAGCCAGACCGTCGGCATCGGGCAGATCCTCGACGTGATCAAGGGCATCTCCGAGCAGACCAATCTGCTGGCGCTCAACGCCGCCATCGAAGCGGCTCGCGCCGGGGAGGCCGGGCGTGGTTTCGCGGTCGTGGCCGATGAGGTGCGCAGCCTGGCGCATCGCACCCAGACCTCGGCGCAGGAGATCCACGGGATGATCGAGAAGCTGCAGGTCGGCGCGCGTGATTCGGTCAGCACCATGACCGAGAGCCAGCGACGCAGCGAGGCCAGCGTAGGTATCGCCAATCAGGCCGGTGAGCGCCTCGGCAGCGTGACCCAGAGCATCGGCGAGATCGATGCAATGAACCAGTCGGTAGCCGCCGCTACGGAAGAGCAGACCTCGGTGATCGAGTCGCTGAACATGGACATCACGGAGATCAACACGCTGAATCAGGAAGGGGTGGAGAACCTGCATTCGACGTTGCGTGCCTGCGGGGATCTGGAGCAGCAGGCTGCGCGGTTGAAGCAGTTGGTGGGGAGTTTTCGGATCTGATGCGGGGTTGATGACAAGGGCGCTTCGGCGCCCTTTTTGTTTAGCTGAGTTTGCCATCCGCTGCCCTACATCCGTGGGATGCCTAGTCCTCTCACGGTATCCATGCCGCTCGCCCGCTGCGCAGCGATTCCATTCGGCCTG from the Stutzerimonas stutzeri genome contains:
- a CDS encoding methyl-accepting chemotaxis protein, which encodes MPSRLKFSHKILLAASLVVIATFALFTLYNDYLQRNAIQAKLESYLDEMGKVTAHNIQNWLSGRLVLLENTAQTIARDSSGSAVEALVQQPALSSTFAFTYLGRNDGEFIVHPRFELPAGYDPRQRPWYKDAISAGKTTLTEPYQDAATNELIITAATPARAGGQNLGVVGGDLSLKVLVDIINALNFDGMGYAFLVSGDGKVLVHPDQNKVMKTLGELYPKNTPSLTSGFTEAELDGQARILSFSPVAGLPSVTWYVGISVDKEKAYAALSSFRTSALVAAVIAVVFIMVLLGMLIRVLMRPLTEMGQAMENIAAGEGDLTRRLKVESNDEFGTLATAFNRFVERIHGSIRDVSSATEQVNEVAQRVLAASNSSMVNSDEQASRTNSVAAAINELGAAAQEIARNAADASQQASGASHQAEDGRKVVEQNIEAMKQLSNNISASCAQIEELNSQTVGIGQILDVIKGISEQTNLLALNAAIEAARAGEAGRGFAVVADEVRSLAHRTQTSAQEIHGMIEKLQVGARDSVSTMTESQRRSEASVGIANQAGERLGSVTQSIGEIDAMNQSVAAATEEQTSVIESLNMDITEINTLNQEGVENLHSTLRACGDLEQQAARLKQLVGSFRI